Below is a window of Bacteroidales bacterium DNA.
TGGCAATTATTTTGGTACAGCCCAATTGTTTCAAAGCCCAAATATTGGCTCTATTATTGACTTTGCTGGGAGAATGTTCGTGCTTTAAACCGTGACGAGAAAGGAAAAAAACTTCTGCTTTTGGAAAGGTAGATTTAAAAATAGTAGAGCTTGGCTCGCCATAAGGTGTATTTATATGGATAGTTTCCGCATTTTTTTGAAGTTCTAATTTCTCCAGTCCTGATCCGCCAATAATGGCAATTTTTTCTTTAGTCATAGGATTTAATTTCTCTTCAAAAATATCCATAATTTGCTGAATAGTTAGCAAAAAAATATTTTGTAAGACAATCGTCAGAATTCTCTTATTTTTGTAAAAAAATCAAGGAATGAATTCAATTCAGCGACTAATAATTATTGGGTCTGGAAATGTAGCTACACATATGGCTATGGCTTTAAAAAAAGCAGGACTTAATATTTGTGGTATTTACAGTCGGACATTTGAAAATGCTCAAATACTTGCTAAAAAGCTAAATGTAAATGCTTTTAAGTCAGTTGCTGAAATTCCTCTTGATGCCGATGCTTATCTCCTGTCTGTTTCTGATTCGGCTTTGCCTGAAATTTTAAAAGAGCTGCCTTCTTTTGATGGAATTTTGATGCATACTTCAGGTAGTGTAGGTCTTGATATTTTTTCTAAAGATATAAAAAGAAAAGCTGTTTTCTATCCTTTACAAACCTTTTCAAAAGCAAAGCAAGTCGATTTTTCAAAAGTTCCAATACTTCTTGAGAGTGAGGATGATAGTGTTTTAAAAGTACTTCAGGATTTAGCTGAAAAGATAAGTAAGACAGTAAAAGTAATTGATTCTGAGCAAAGAAAACAACTACATCTTGCTGCTGTTTTTGCTTGTAACTTCTCTAATTATATGTTTCATATTTCAGAAGCTTTACTAAAAGAAAATAATTTAGATTTAGAACTTTTAAAACCACTTCTTAGTGAAACTATTGAAAAACTGAATACGCTTTCTCCTGCAGAAGCGCAAACAGGGCCTGCTATTCGAGGCGATAACAAAACAATGGATGAGCATTTAGAAATGTTAAAGAATAAGGCAGAGTATCAAGATATTTATAGGCTTATCAGCAATCAAATACAGAAATTAAAATCTACAAAATGAACTACAAAGAAAAACTTAAGCATATCACCACTTTTATTTTTGATTACGATGGCGTATTAACAGACGGAACTGTTTATCCTTCGGCTGATGGTGAGATGATGCGCGCATCCAACGTAAAAGATGGTTATGCGCTTCAGTTGGCTGTCAAAAAAGGATATAATGTGGCCGTTATTTCGGGA
It encodes the following:
- a CDS encoding DUF2520 domain-containing protein, with the protein product MNSIQRLIIIGSGNVATHMAMALKKAGLNICGIYSRTFENAQILAKKLNVNAFKSVAEIPLDADAYLLSVSDSALPEILKELPSFDGILMHTSGSVGLDIFSKDIKRKAVFYPLQTFSKAKQVDFSKVPILLESEDDSVLKVLQDLAEKISKTVKVIDSEQRKQLHLAAVFACNFSNYMFHISEALLKENNLDLELLKPLLSETIEKLNTLSPAEAQTGPAIRGDNKTMDEHLEMLKNKAEYQDIYRLISNQIQKLKSTK